From uncultured Methanobrevibacter sp., the proteins below share one genomic window:
- the leuS gene encoding leucine--tRNA ligase, with amino-acid sequence MSENIEKKWQKKWADAKLFESNPDEREKLFLTVAFPYPSGAMHIGHGRTYTVPDVYARFKRMEGYNVLFPMAWHVTGAPVIGIADRIKRKDPWTLDLYERVHGVPKETLPELEDPEFIVKYFSTEYHEVMEEMGYSIDWRREFRTIDPTYKKFIEWQITTLYEKGLVAKGEHPVKYCPNCDNPVGDHDLLEGEGVGVNELTLLKFPIGDKILVTATLRPETIVGATNIWLNPDVEYVLANANGENWVITKEAHYNLSNQIKDLEIISEINPNDLIGKMATNPFTGDELPIFPASFVSASYGSGVVFSEPADAPADYIALKDLKNNDELIAKYNLSGIIENVEPIPVCTLKGYGEIPAADIIERLGITDQNDEKLHEATNELYKQQHSKGRIIESIPDFGGMKVRFAREELKEKLINDNMATIMYDFAERPVVCRCGNNCVVKIMDDQWFMKYGNEEWTEKTLEVLEGETIIPHEIKNNFEYYLNWLDDWACSRKVGLGTRLPWDNQWLIEPLTDSTIYMSYYSIAKYLRDMNPDDLNRAFFDKVLLDKDSGDITVPAEKVKEIQDEFNYWYPLDWRLSAKDLVGNHLSFLMFHHSAIYPKDKWPKGTVVFGMGLLEGNKMSSSKGNVILLKDAIKDYTADVVRLFLMASAEPWQDFDWREKEVLGTKRRLEWFREFAANIEEIKGSKLDLSNIEKVELTRTIDLWMISQLNQHIKNATEALEVFQTRQALQDSLFLLKKDIDHYLYRVKHLIDSQDPAIIYVLSTVLENWIRLLAPFTPHTSEELWSKYGGEGFVSEASWPEYDSELVSLEIEKSEELVQNIIKDITQIKKMVKGDISKVHVYLAPDWKWELYKIADEVGKPDIGQIMGRAIQANINDDKKEIAMVAKKIGKEMTKTRYIGKINEEEILTDALDYITEEIGDEVIIHTDDAYDPQNKARNAMPYKPAIFME; translated from the coding sequence GTGAGCGAAAATATTGAAAAGAAATGGCAGAAAAAATGGGCAGATGCAAAGCTATTTGAATCTAACCCTGATGAAAGAGAAAAATTATTCCTTACAGTAGCTTTCCCATACCCAAGTGGTGCAATGCATATTGGTCACGGCCGTACTTACACCGTGCCTGATGTTTATGCAAGATTTAAAAGAATGGAAGGCTATAACGTATTATTCCCAATGGCATGGCACGTTACAGGCGCACCAGTTATTGGAATAGCTGACAGGATTAAAAGAAAAGATCCTTGGACACTTGATTTATATGAAAGAGTTCACGGTGTGCCAAAAGAGACTTTGCCAGAATTAGAAGACCCAGAATTTATTGTAAAATACTTCTCAACAGAATATCATGAAGTAATGGAAGAAATGGGTTATTCAATTGACTGGAGAAGAGAATTTAGGACAATTGATCCAACCTATAAAAAATTCATAGAATGGCAAATAACCACATTATACGAAAAAGGATTAGTTGCAAAAGGAGAACATCCTGTAAAATACTGTCCAAACTGTGACAACCCTGTTGGAGACCATGACTTGCTTGAAGGAGAAGGTGTAGGAGTTAATGAACTCACCCTTTTAAAATTCCCAATAGGAGATAAAATTTTAGTTACCGCAACACTTAGGCCAGAAACCATTGTCGGTGCTACCAACATCTGGTTAAATCCCGATGTGGAATATGTTTTAGCTAATGCAAATGGTGAAAATTGGGTTATAACAAAAGAAGCTCACTACAACTTATCGAACCAAATCAAAGATTTAGAAATCATTTCAGAAATTAATCCTAATGATTTAATTGGTAAAATGGCAACAAATCCATTTACTGGAGATGAATTACCTATATTCCCTGCCAGTTTTGTAAGTGCATCATACGGAAGTGGTGTTGTATTTTCCGAACCTGCTGATGCTCCAGCAGACTACATTGCACTAAAAGACTTGAAAAATAACGATGAATTAATAGCCAAATATAATTTAAGCGGAATTATTGAAAATGTAGAGCCAATTCCAGTATGTACCCTTAAGGGATATGGAGAAATTCCTGCTGCAGACATTATTGAAAGGCTTGGAATTACAGACCAAAACGATGAAAAATTACACGAAGCAACCAATGAATTATACAAACAGCAACACAGTAAAGGAAGAATAATCGAATCCATTCCTGATTTTGGTGGAATGAAAGTTCGTTTCGCTCGTGAAGAGTTAAAAGAGAAATTAATCAACGACAACATGGCTACAATCATGTATGACTTTGCTGAAAGGCCTGTTGTATGCAGATGCGGAAACAACTGTGTTGTTAAAATCATGGATGACCAATGGTTCATGAAATATGGAAATGAAGAATGGACCGAAAAGACTTTAGAAGTCCTAGAAGGAGAAACAATCATCCCCCATGAAATCAAAAATAACTTTGAATATTATCTCAACTGGCTAGACGATTGGGCTTGTTCTAGAAAAGTAGGACTTGGAACAAGACTTCCATGGGACAATCAATGGTTAATCGAACCTTTAACTGATTCCACCATCTACATGTCATATTATTCAATTGCAAAATACCTAAGGGACATGAATCCTGATGACTTGAACAGAGCATTCTTTGATAAGGTACTTTTAGATAAGGATTCCGGAGACATTACAGTGCCTGCAGAAAAAGTCAAAGAAATCCAGGATGAATTTAACTATTGGTATCCTCTTGACTGGAGGTTATCTGCAAAAGATTTAGTAGGAAATCACTTAAGTTTCCTGATGTTCCACCACAGTGCAATTTATCCAAAAGATAAATGGCCAAAAGGAACTGTAGTCTTTGGAATGGGTCTTTTAGAAGGAAACAAGATGTCTTCATCAAAAGGTAATGTTATTTTACTTAAGGATGCTATCAAGGATTACACTGCAGATGTAGTAAGATTATTCTTAATGGCCTCTGCCGAACCATGGCAAGACTTTGACTGGAGAGAAAAAGAAGTTTTAGGAACAAAAAGAAGACTTGAATGGTTTAGAGAGTTTGCAGCAAATATTGAAGAAATCAAAGGTTCCAAACTCGACTTAAGCAATATTGAAAAAGTAGAGCTTACCCGTACAATTGACTTATGGATGATAAGCCAACTTAATCAACATATTAAAAACGCTACAGAAGCACTGGAAGTTTTCCAAACAAGACAGGCATTACAAGATTCCCTATTCTTACTTAAAAAAGATATAGACCATTACCTATATCGTGTGAAACATTTAATCGATTCACAGGATCCTGCAATAATTTATGTCTTATCCACAGTTTTAGAAAACTGGATTAGGCTTTTAGCACCATTTACTCCACACACTTCAGAGGAATTATGGAGCAAATACGGTGGAGAAGGCTTTGTCAGTGAAGCAAGCTGGCCGGAATATGATTCAGAACTTGTAAGTTTAGAAATTGAAAAATCAGAAGAATTAGTGCAGAATATCATAAAAGATATTACACAAATCAAGAAAATGGTTAAAGGAGATATCTCCAAAGTCCATGTTTATCTTGCTCCTGATTGGAAATGGGAATTATACAAAATAGCCGATGAAGTCGGAAAACCGGATATCGGCCAAATTATGGGAAGAGCTATTCAGGCTAACATCAACGATGATAAAAAAGAAATCGCAATGGTAGCTAAAAAAATCGGTAAGGAAATGACCAAAACAAGATACATCGGTAAAATCAATGAAGAAGAAATTTTAACCGATGCACTTGACTACATTACTGAAGAAATTGGTGATGAAGTCATTATTCACACCGATGATGCTTATGACCCACAAAACAAGGCAAGAAATGCAATGCCTTACAAACCAGCAATATTCATGGAATAA
- a CDS encoding NAD+ synthase, producing the protein MSEIPKINQEKTKEDIVNFIKSKVNEAKTDGIVVGLSGGIDSTLAAYLACEAVGKENVFGIIMPSTTTPTEDKLHGISIAQGLGIDYKEIAIDSILNEFLLMTQLEENNLAIGNLKARIRMSIIYYYANTKNYLVSGTGNKSEILIGYFTKHGDGACDIEPIGDLYKTDVYRLSEFMGISQEIIDKPPRAGLWNNQTDEAELGMSYDLIDQILYEYCENDKEISEISQNLEISQDDVDMIIKKIIRNEHKSKVPESPQKTIL; encoded by the coding sequence ATTAGCGAAATTCCAAAAATAAATCAAGAAAAAACAAAAGAAGACATTGTTAATTTCATTAAATCTAAAGTTAACGAAGCTAAAACCGACGGAATTGTTGTTGGTTTAAGTGGAGGAATTGATTCAACATTGGCAGCATATTTGGCATGTGAAGCTGTTGGAAAAGAAAATGTATTTGGAATAATAATGCCATCTACCACAACACCAACAGAAGACAAACTTCACGGAATTTCAATAGCTCAAGGTTTAGGAATTGATTACAAAGAAATAGCTATTGACAGCATCTTAAATGAATTTTTATTAATGACTCAACTTGAAGAGAATAATTTGGCTATTGGAAACCTTAAAGCCAGAATTAGAATGTCAATCATTTATTACTATGCAAATACTAAAAATTACCTCGTTAGCGGAACCGGAAATAAAAGTGAAATTTTAATCGGCTACTTTACAAAACATGGAGATGGTGCATGTGATATTGAACCGATTGGAGATTTATACAAAACTGATGTTTATAGATTAAGCGAATTTATGGGTATCTCGCAAGAAATTATCGATAAACCCCCTCGTGCGGGATTATGGAATAATCAAACCGATGAAGCTGAACTTGGAATGTCGTATGATTTAATTGACCAAATTCTTTATGAATACTGTGAAAATGATAAAGAAATTAGTGAAATTTCACAAAATTTAGAAATCTCACAAGATGATGTTGATATGATTATTAAAAAGATAATCAGGAACGAACATAAAAGCAAAGTTCCTGAAAGTCCTCAAAAAACAATCTTATAA